In Anseongella ginsenosidimutans, one genomic interval encodes:
- a CDS encoding ATP-binding protein codes for MENSYTIPTPKIQERLRFENPWWASSTPAPEMDFLPRRLYFDLFFPYVIDISVRRAVIVVGPRRVGKTVMMHHAIGAIMEKGVSAHKIFYIGIDNPIYINLSLEDLLQQALQASGGQDADGCFVFFDEIQYLRDWERHLKVLVDSYPKTKFIVTGSAAAALQAKSGESGAGRFTEFVLPPLTFQEFLHLQELTHLLKPSTTRWLNKEIPFYTAVNIKELNAQFFNYINYGGYPEVIFSEAIKSNMARYIRNDIIDKVLLRDLPALYGIKDVQELNRFFAYLAYNTGKEFSPAKLCKESGLDRPQINKYLEYLEAAFLIKVLHKVDENARHFKRITAFKVYLTNPSLRTALFSPVSPTDDEAGNLVETALFGQWMHRDNMNLKYARWKMGRNEGEVDMINLDDTRLKPKWCVEIKWSNRYVEKPVELKSLMDFCGRNNLNSAIVTTIDKETAITFKDLQLCYCPASVYAYTVGVNTLSQKQI; via the coding sequence ATGGAAAATTCATACACTATTCCAACGCCAAAAATACAGGAACGGCTCCGTTTTGAAAATCCCTGGTGGGCTTCCAGTACACCGGCCCCGGAGATGGATTTTCTGCCCCGGCGTTTATACTTTGATCTGTTCTTTCCTTATGTTATCGATATTTCGGTAAGGCGGGCGGTTATTGTAGTTGGACCGCGCAGGGTAGGTAAAACAGTAATGATGCATCATGCAATCGGAGCTATTATGGAGAAAGGCGTAAGCGCCCATAAAATTTTTTATATAGGTATTGACAACCCTATTTATATCAATCTTTCCTTAGAAGATCTGCTGCAGCAAGCTCTTCAGGCATCAGGCGGGCAGGATGCCGATGGTTGTTTCGTTTTTTTTGACGAAATCCAATACCTCAGGGATTGGGAGCGCCATTTGAAAGTATTGGTGGATAGTTACCCCAAAACCAAATTCATTGTTACCGGCTCTGCCGCCGCTGCGCTTCAGGCTAAAAGCGGTGAAAGCGGCGCCGGCCGGTTTACCGAATTTGTATTACCGCCACTCACTTTCCAGGAGTTTTTGCATTTACAAGAACTTACACACCTGTTAAAACCATCGACTACCAGATGGCTGAATAAGGAAATTCCATTCTATACAGCGGTTAATATAAAAGAGCTGAATGCGCAATTTTTTAATTACATCAATTATGGCGGATATCCGGAGGTGATCTTTTCGGAAGCCATAAAAAGCAATATGGCCCGGTACATTCGCAATGATATTATTGACAAAGTGCTGCTGCGTGATCTTCCGGCTTTGTATGGCATCAAGGACGTCCAGGAGCTGAACCGATTTTTTGCATATCTTGCCTACAATACGGGGAAGGAATTCTCTCCTGCTAAACTTTGCAAGGAAAGCGGACTCGACAGGCCCCAGATAAATAAATATCTCGAATACCTGGAAGCAGCTTTCCTTATAAAGGTACTGCACAAGGTGGACGAAAATGCCCGCCACTTTAAGCGCATAACAGCATTTAAGGTTTATTTAACAAACCCTTCCCTGCGTACTGCGCTGTTTTCTCCAGTTTCACCAACAGATGATGAAGCTGGAAATTTGGTGGAAACCGCTTTGTTCGGCCAATGGATGCACCGCGATAATATGAACCTGAAATATGCCCGGTGGAAAATGGGACGGAACGAGGGCGAAGTAGACATGATCAACCTGGATGATACCAGGCTGAAGCCGAAGTGGTGCGTGGAAATAAAATGGAGTAACCGTTATGTAGAAAAGCCCGTCGAATTAAAAAGCCTAATGGACTTCTGCGGACGGAACAACTTGAATTCTGCCATTGTTACCACCATTGATAAAGAAACCGCAATAACGTTTAAAGATTTACAGCTTTGCTACTGCCCTGCTTCGGTATATGCCTATACAGTGGGTGTCAATACGTTAAGTCAAAAACAGATCTGA
- the polA gene encoding DNA polymerase I — protein sequence MALAYRAYFALIRAPRMTSGGMNTSAVFGFANTILDLLKKEQPTHMAVVFDTQAPTDRHIGFEGYKANRQEMPEDLSVAMPYIFRLIEGFNIPVLTSDGFEADDIIGTLAKKAEKESFITYMVTPDKDFGQLVSDKIFIYKPGIRGGDVEIMGVQEILEKWSIDRVEQVIDILGLWGDAVDNIPGIPGIGEKTAKQLIKTYGSIENLIANSSQLKGKQKENVEAHAEQGLLSKRLATILLDAPVELDIEKLLIEEPDREKLEQLFAELEFRTLGKRVFGEEFTIAGGQALRTQQTDLFGNDVPAPPGGKSRAAGLNNKEALAAEADATAFAQAATLKTIEDTEHRYHLADSPETRAALVRLLEKQAAFCFDTETTGTDANNCELVGLSFCIEKGEAWYVPIPSDMEEAGRILNEFKPVLENERIRKIGQNLKFDIIVLRCCGVNVAGKLSDTMLAHYILEPDGRHGMDLLAGNYLAYKPVSITELIGKKGKAQGNMRDVVIETIKDYAAEDADITLQLKEVFDPLLEESGLRHLVEDIENPLIYVLAEMEREGVAIDKEGLALYSRELENDIKRLEESIYEYAGVKFNIASPRQLGDVLFEKLLLEPKPKKTKTGQYQTGEDILLRLATKHDIVQHILDFRQLQKLKSTYVDALPLMINPRTGRVHTSYNQAVAATGRLSSNNPNLQNIPIRTEKGREVRKAFIPRDKDHVLLSADYSQIELRIIAAISRDENMMQAFIDGMDIHTATAAKVYGISPEEVSSSQRRNAKAVNFGIIYGQSAFGLSQNLGISRTEAKEVIDAYFKQYPGIRQYMTDTVEFARSKGYVQTIMGRRRYLRDINSANATVRGFAERNAINAPIQGSAADMIKIAMLNIHRELNSSKLGTKMILQVHDELVFDVPRGEEEKVKTLVEEQMKNAMPLEVPVLVESGTGSTWLEAH from the coding sequence ATGGCCCTGGCCTATCGCGCTTACTTTGCCTTGATAAGGGCTCCCCGGATGACCTCCGGCGGTATGAACACTTCAGCTGTATTTGGCTTCGCCAACACCATCCTGGACCTGCTGAAAAAGGAACAGCCGACGCATATGGCTGTCGTATTCGACACCCAGGCGCCTACTGACCGGCACATCGGCTTTGAGGGCTATAAAGCTAACCGCCAGGAAATGCCTGAAGATCTTTCCGTTGCGATGCCCTATATTTTCCGGCTGATCGAGGGCTTCAATATTCCTGTTCTTACCTCTGACGGGTTCGAGGCAGACGACATTATCGGAACGCTTGCCAAAAAAGCGGAAAAAGAAAGCTTTATCACCTACATGGTCACGCCCGACAAGGACTTCGGCCAGCTGGTTTCAGACAAGATCTTTATTTATAAACCCGGGATCCGCGGCGGGGATGTGGAGATCATGGGCGTGCAGGAGATCCTGGAAAAATGGAGCATAGACCGGGTGGAACAGGTGATCGATATCCTGGGCCTCTGGGGCGACGCGGTAGACAATATCCCGGGCATTCCCGGAATAGGCGAAAAAACCGCCAAACAACTGATCAAAACTTACGGAAGCATTGAAAACCTGATTGCCAATTCCTCGCAGCTCAAAGGCAAGCAAAAGGAAAATGTCGAGGCTCACGCTGAACAAGGGCTGCTTTCCAAGCGGCTGGCCACCATCCTGCTGGACGCTCCCGTGGAACTGGACATTGAAAAGCTCCTGATAGAAGAGCCGGACCGGGAAAAACTGGAGCAATTATTTGCCGAACTGGAATTCCGGACCCTTGGAAAGCGCGTATTCGGTGAGGAATTTACCATTGCCGGCGGGCAGGCCCTGCGGACGCAGCAAACCGACTTGTTCGGTAATGACGTACCGGCGCCTCCCGGCGGTAAATCACGCGCCGCGGGCCTTAATAATAAGGAAGCCCTCGCGGCTGAGGCTGATGCCACGGCGTTTGCCCAAGCTGCCACGCTTAAAACCATCGAAGATACTGAACACCGCTACCACCTGGCAGACAGCCCCGAAACCCGAGCGGCCCTGGTGCGTCTCCTGGAAAAACAAGCGGCTTTTTGTTTTGATACCGAAACCACTGGCACCGATGCTAATAACTGCGAACTGGTAGGCCTTTCCTTCTGCATTGAAAAGGGAGAAGCCTGGTATGTCCCGATACCTTCCGATATGGAGGAAGCCGGGCGTATCCTGAACGAATTCAAGCCGGTGCTGGAAAATGAACGTATCCGGAAGATTGGCCAGAACCTTAAATTTGATATAATCGTATTGCGCTGCTGCGGGGTGAACGTAGCGGGAAAGCTCTCGGATACCATGCTGGCCCACTATATCCTGGAACCAGACGGACGGCACGGAATGGATCTCCTGGCGGGCAACTACCTGGCTTATAAGCCTGTTTCCATCACCGAACTGATCGGTAAAAAAGGGAAAGCCCAGGGGAATATGCGCGACGTCGTGATTGAAACGATAAAGGATTATGCCGCCGAGGACGCTGATATCACTTTGCAGCTAAAAGAAGTATTCGATCCCCTTTTAGAGGAATCGGGCCTGCGCCACCTGGTGGAAGATATTGAAAATCCGTTGATTTACGTGCTGGCCGAAATGGAACGCGAAGGCGTAGCCATTGATAAAGAAGGCCTCGCGCTTTATTCCCGGGAACTTGAAAATGATATAAAACGGCTGGAGGAATCCATTTACGAATACGCTGGCGTAAAATTCAATATTGCTTCCCCGAGGCAGCTGGGCGACGTACTTTTTGAAAAACTTTTACTGGAGCCAAAGCCAAAGAAAACCAAGACCGGGCAATATCAAACGGGCGAGGATATTCTCCTGCGTTTGGCCACCAAACACGACATTGTACAGCACATCCTTGATTTCAGGCAACTGCAAAAACTTAAATCCACCTATGTAGATGCATTGCCTTTAATGATCAACCCCCGCACAGGCCGCGTTCACACCTCCTATAACCAGGCGGTGGCTGCCACGGGGAGGCTAAGTTCCAATAATCCCAACCTGCAGAATATTCCTATCCGTACCGAAAAAGGGCGCGAAGTCCGTAAGGCCTTCATTCCCCGCGACAAGGACCATGTGCTGCTTTCCGCGGATTATTCCCAGATTGAACTGCGGATCATTGCCGCCATCAGCCGCGACGAAAATATGATGCAGGCTTTCATTGACGGCATGGATATTCATACAGCCACCGCCGCCAAGGTTTATGGCATTTCACCCGAAGAAGTGAGTTCTTCGCAGCGCCGCAACGCCAAGGCAGTGAACTTCGGGATCATTTACGGGCAGTCGGCGTTCGGCCTTTCCCAAAACCTGGGGATTTCCCGCACCGAGGCAAAAGAGGTTATCGACGCCTATTTCAAACAATACCCGGGGATCAGGCAATACATGACGGATACCGTGGAATTCGCCCGCTCAAAGGGATACGTGCAGACAATTATGGGCCGCCGCCGCTACCTGCGCGATATTAATTCGGCCAATGCCACAGTAAGGGGCTTTGCCGAACGCAACGCCATTAACGCGCCTATCCAGGGCTCGGCCGCCGACATGATCAAAATAGCCATGCTCAATATTCACCGGGAACTGAACTCCAGCAAACTGGGAACCAAGATGATCCTCCAGGTACATGACGAACTGGTATTTGACGTTCCCCGCGGCGAAGAAGAAAAGGTAAAAACGCTCGTAGAAGAGCAAATGAAGAACGCAATGCCGCTGGAAGTACCTGTTCTGGTGGAATCAGGCACGGGAAGTACCTGGCTGGAAGCACATTAA
- a CDS encoding DNA-3-methyladenine glycosylase I, with translation MINEKNMESGADLIRCSWCLGAPEYIRYHDEEWGRPVYDDRKLFEFLVLESAQAGLSWLTILRKREGYRKAFAGFEPVKVARFTEKDAERLLQDPGIIRNRQKIVAAIGNARIFLDIQKEFGSFSDFIWGYLPDRKPIVNSWNEQGGPPARTELSDRISADLKKRGFKFFGSTICYAHMQATGMVNDHREDCWVRKLTA, from the coding sequence ATGATAAACGAAAAAAATATGGAATCCGGAGCTGATCTTATCCGCTGCTCCTGGTGCCTGGGCGCCCCGGAGTATATCAGGTACCATGACGAAGAATGGGGCAGGCCCGTTTATGATGACCGGAAACTCTTCGAATTCCTGGTCCTGGAGAGCGCGCAGGCCGGCCTGAGCTGGCTGACCATCCTTCGGAAACGGGAGGGTTACCGCAAAGCTTTTGCGGGTTTCGAGCCGGTTAAAGTGGCGCGGTTTACGGAAAAGGACGCGGAGCGGCTCCTGCAGGATCCCGGCATTATCCGCAACCGGCAAAAGATCGTCGCGGCCATTGGCAATGCGCGTATATTCCTGGACATCCAAAAGGAATTTGGCAGCTTTTCAGATTTTATCTGGGGATACCTCCCGGACAGGAAGCCCATTGTGAACAGCTGGAATGAGCAGGGCGGCCCGCCCGCCCGGACGGAGCTTTCCGATCGTATCAGCGCCGACCTCAAAAAACGCGGTTTCAAATTCTTTGGTTCCACTATTTGCTATGCGCATATGCAGGCAACAGGCATGGTCAATGATCATAGAGAGGACTGCTGGGTACGAAAGTTAACCGCGTAA
- a CDS encoding MGMT family protein codes for MKEENQDFFQRVYEVARLIPKGRVTSYGAIAAFLGTKGSSRMVGWAMNAAGTAFPPVPAHRVVNREGMLSGKHHFGSQNLMQELLENEGIHIKNDRVQDFGKLFWDPAKELL; via the coding sequence ATGAAAGAAGAAAATCAGGATTTTTTCCAGCGTGTGTACGAAGTGGCGCGTCTTATTCCTAAGGGAAGGGTAACTTCCTACGGGGCCATTGCGGCCTTCCTGGGTACTAAAGGCTCTTCCCGGATGGTGGGATGGGCCATGAACGCGGCGGGAACTGCCTTCCCTCCGGTGCCGGCCCACCGGGTGGTGAACCGGGAGGGCATGCTTTCAGGGAAGCACCATTTCGGTTCGCAGAACCTCATGCAGGAGCTGCTGGAAAACGAAGGCATTCACATAAAGAACGACCGCGTGCAGGATTTCGGAAAGCTTTTCTGGGATCCGGCAAAAGAGCTTTTATAG
- the trmB gene encoding tRNA (guanosine(46)-N7)-methyltransferase TrmB, with translation MKNIAFLRIQIETIENFFAPGEVSELWITFPDPQIQVSRARKRLTSPRFLNHYHQILRPGGRIHLKTDSRELYEFTLEMIERYGLILHNYTHDLYGSQLLDDTLSIQTKYESVYLREGKNIHYLCFSLPENYQPIDWKEAHKQARGSLDEPTK, from the coding sequence ATGAAAAACATTGCCTTCCTAAGGATACAGATCGAAACCATTGAAAATTTCTTTGCACCTGGTGAAGTAAGCGAGTTATGGATCACTTTCCCCGATCCCCAGATTCAAGTGAGCAGGGCCAGGAAAAGACTTACTTCGCCGCGTTTTTTAAATCATTACCACCAGATCCTCCGTCCCGGAGGCCGTATCCATTTGAAAACAGACAGCCGGGAACTTTATGAATTCACCCTGGAAATGATTGAACGCTACGGACTCATTCTGCATAATTATACCCATGATCTCTATGGCAGCCAGCTGCTCGATGATACGTTGTCCATTCAAACCAAATACGAATCGGTTTACCTGCGCGAAGGGAAGAACATTCATTATCTTTGTTTCAGCCTGCCTGAAAATTATCAACCAATTGACTGGAAGGAAGCCCATAAGCAGGCCAGGGGATCCTTAGACGAACCCACGAAATAA
- the fcl gene encoding GDP-L-fucose synthase, with translation MEKNARIYIAGHRGMVGSAILRKLREKGYSEFILRSSAELDLRDQQAVKIFFEQEKPEYVFLAAAKVGGILANDTYRADFLHDNLLIQTNVIHQSYVQGVKKLLFLGSSCIYPKLAPQPLKEEYLLTGPLEPTNEPYAIAKITGIKMCDAYRAQYGCNFISVMPTNLYGPNDNYDLQNSHVLPALIRKFHEAKTRNEPSVEIWGSGSPLREFMHADDLAAACYFLMSNYNEAGFINIGTGEDLSIKDLAQLIKQVTGYQGELKFDTSKPDGTPRKLMDVSRLHALGFKHAISLEDGIRNVYADFKQIGK, from the coding sequence ATGGAAAAGAATGCCCGTATATATATAGCAGGCCACCGGGGAATGGTGGGCTCAGCCATTCTTCGCAAGCTTCGGGAAAAGGGCTATTCGGAGTTTATTCTCAGAAGTTCAGCGGAACTGGACCTTCGGGACCAGCAGGCGGTAAAAATATTTTTTGAACAGGAAAAGCCGGAATACGTTTTCCTGGCGGCAGCAAAGGTGGGGGGTATTTTGGCTAATGATACCTACCGGGCGGACTTCCTTCACGATAACCTGCTTATACAAACTAATGTAATCCACCAGTCTTATGTGCAGGGAGTAAAAAAACTACTTTTCCTGGGATCGTCCTGCATCTATCCCAAGCTGGCTCCCCAGCCTCTTAAAGAAGAATACCTGCTAACCGGCCCGCTGGAGCCTACCAACGAACCTTACGCTATTGCAAAGATTACGGGAATCAAGATGTGCGATGCCTACCGGGCTCAGTATGGCTGTAATTTTATTTCGGTGATGCCAACCAACCTCTATGGGCCGAATGACAATTATGATCTTCAGAATTCGCATGTATTGCCGGCGCTTATCCGCAAATTCCACGAGGCGAAAACCAGGAACGAACCATCCGTTGAAATATGGGGCAGCGGGAGCCCGCTCCGGGAATTTATGCATGCCGACGACCTGGCGGCAGCCTGCTACTTCCTCATGTCGAACTACAATGAAGCCGGGTTCATCAATATAGGCACGGGCGAAGACCTTTCCATTAAAGACCTTGCACAGCTTATCAAACAGGTAACCGGCTACCAGGGCGAACTGAAATTCGATACGTCCAAACCTGACGGAACTCCCCGAAAATTAATGGATGTCTCCCGCCTCCACGCACTCGGATTCAAACACGCCATCTCACTCGAAGACGGCATTCGGAACGTTTATGCGGACTTCAAACAAATAGGCAAATAG
- a CDS encoding phage holin family protein, producing the protein MQEEKEAESTLFEEVKEYISVRSKIFSLQVAESAASLVSNLISNGAALLFFIIFFVFASIGLAFLVAQWVGNTAGGFFIVAAFYLLIGVIIWMIKDNYIERPLTNIFIRNLFKGKEEDEENI; encoded by the coding sequence ATGCAAGAAGAAAAAGAAGCCGAAAGCACCCTTTTTGAAGAAGTAAAGGAGTACATCTCCGTACGTTCGAAGATCTTTTCATTGCAGGTTGCTGAAAGCGCTGCAAGCCTTGTGTCTAATTTGATCTCGAATGGCGCAGCACTGCTTTTCTTTATAATTTTCTTTGTTTTTGCAAGCATAGGACTGGCCTTTCTGGTCGCTCAATGGGTTGGTAATACTGCAGGCGGATTCTTCATAGTAGCCGCATTTTACTTGCTGATAGGTGTCATTATCTGGATGATAAAAGATAACTATATCGAACGCCCGCTTACCAATATCTTTATCAGGAACCTTTTTAAAGGAAAAGAAGAAGATGAAGAAAATATCTAA
- a CDS encoding YtxH domain-containing protein — protein MNDNSKAILALFAGLAAGAALGILLAPEKGSETRTKINESLNELGNELREKVNLSLQNIKGRADELAGKAGEYAGKAREKVNEASSKAGKAAHSASEIV, from the coding sequence ATGAACGACAATTCAAAAGCAATTTTAGCATTATTCGCAGGTTTGGCAGCAGGCGCCGCCCTGGGCATTTTACTCGCTCCCGAAAAAGGATCCGAAACAAGGACAAAGATCAATGAGTCGCTGAACGAACTCGGCAATGAACTGCGGGAAAAGGTAAACCTCAGCCTCCAGAACATTAAAGGCAGGGCCGATGAGCTGGCCGGTAAAGCAGGTGAGTACGCAGGCAAAGCAAGAGAAAAAGTAAATGAAGCTTCCAGCAAAGCAGGAAAGGCCGCGCATTCGGCAAGTGAGATCGTTTAA
- a CDS encoding hybrid sensor histidine kinase/response regulator: MKDIIKILLVDDDEDDYFLTGELLRDIPQQRYQVVWASSYDQAVEKIQESKYDVYLVDYRLGHITGIDLINYIVALGDRTPFIILTGKGDVQIDMEAGRLGAADYLVKGEIDSSKLERSIRYAVQRMEASEAIRNSELKFRSLFEQSRDAIFIIQKSGEIIDVNQSMIQLFGYQEPEFTNMDMGRLFYKRSVWIKFLETIARHGSLSDNEVEMKKKDGQIIYCLLTASSQYDNEGNATHYQGILHDITDRKQAEMLSRKNEKLDLTGRVARMIAHEVRNPLTNVNLALNQLRNDKDADEENLEFYFDVIGRNCERISILISQLMNSTLPEFLQLKEHPVNYILDESLRLAQDRITLNEITVIREYTDRPCTVLLDAEKMKIALLNIIINAVEAMPPKKGVLRLETSQAGGKAYIIVTDNGKGIGKSEVKKLFEPFYSGKPGGSGLGLTSAQNIIHNHRGSIDVSSEPGQGTAFVIGFALAGDHN, encoded by the coding sequence TTGAAAGATATCATCAAAATATTGCTTGTTGACGATGACGAAGATGATTATTTTCTCACCGGGGAACTGCTCAGGGATATCCCGCAGCAGCGTTACCAGGTAGTGTGGGCTTCATCTTATGACCAGGCGGTCGAAAAGATCCAGGAAAGCAAATATGATGTATACCTGGTTGACTATCGTCTGGGCCATATTACGGGTATTGACCTGATCAATTATATCGTGGCGCTTGGAGACCGCACGCCTTTTATCATCCTTACCGGAAAGGGCGACGTGCAGATTGATATGGAAGCGGGAAGACTGGGCGCGGCCGATTACCTGGTAAAAGGCGAGATAGATAGTTCCAAACTGGAACGTTCCATTCGTTATGCGGTGCAGCGGATGGAAGCTTCTGAAGCCATACGGAACAGCGAACTTAAGTTCCGCAGCTTATTCGAGCAATCCAGGGACGCAATCTTTATCATTCAAAAATCAGGCGAAATAATCGATGTCAACCAATCCATGATCCAGCTTTTTGGTTACCAGGAGCCAGAGTTTACCAATATGGATATGGGCAGGCTATTCTACAAGCGCTCGGTCTGGATAAAATTCCTGGAAACGATTGCCCGCCACGGATCATTAAGCGACAATGAAGTGGAGATGAAAAAGAAAGACGGGCAAATCATTTATTGCCTGCTTACTGCATCCAGCCAATATGATAATGAAGGCAATGCTACCCATTACCAGGGAATATTGCACGACATTACCGACAGGAAACAAGCGGAAATGCTTTCGCGCAAAAATGAAAAGCTGGATCTCACCGGACGGGTGGCCAGGATGATCGCCCACGAGGTTCGAAACCCGCTCACAAATGTGAACCTGGCGCTGAACCAGCTGCGGAACGATAAGGACGCTGATGAAGAAAACCTGGAATTTTATTTTGATGTAATAGGAAGGAACTGTGAACGTATCAGCATCCTGATCAGCCAGCTGATGAACAGTACCCTGCCCGAGTTCCTGCAGCTGAAAGAACACCCGGTAAATTATATCCTGGACGAAAGCCTCCGCCTGGCGCAGGACAGGATCACGCTGAATGAGATCACGGTCATCCGGGAATACACGGATCGCCCCTGCACCGTACTGCTGGACGCCGAAAAAATGAAAATTGCCCTTTTGAATATTATTATTAATGCCGTCGAGGCGATGCCGCCTAAAAAGGGAGTTTTAAGGCTTGAAACCAGTCAGGCGGGGGGGAAAGCTTATATCATCGTAACTGATAACGGGAAGGGGATCGGGAAATCCGAGGTAAAAAAACTTTTTGAACCCTTTTACAGCGGGAAGCCGGGAGGAAGCGGACTCGGTCTGACCAGCGCCCAAAACATTATCCATAATCACAGGGGAAGCATTGACGTAAGCAGCGAACCGGGACAGGGTACGGCTTTCGTTATTGGATTTGCCCTTGCAGGTGACCATAACTGA
- a CDS encoding response regulator, with translation MTGIVNRELKKDKSQVSILIADDDADDRMLTKEAFEENHVINPIHFVNDGEELMAYLRKEGKYADKEIYPQPGMILLDLNMPRKDGREALAEIKSHPELRRIPVIVLTTSKAEEDVIRSYNLGVNCFITKPVTFNSLVEVTRMLGKYWFEIVELPPAIE, from the coding sequence ATGACAGGAATAGTTAACAGAGAACTCAAAAAGGACAAAAGCCAGGTTAGTATCCTGATAGCTGACGATGATGCAGATGACCGTATGCTAACGAAAGAAGCGTTCGAGGAAAACCACGTCATTAATCCCATTCACTTTGTGAACGACGGGGAAGAATTAATGGCCTACTTACGTAAGGAAGGCAAATATGCCGATAAGGAAATATATCCACAACCGGGAATGATCCTTCTTGATCTGAACATGCCGCGCAAGGACGGGCGGGAAGCGCTCGCCGAGATAAAATCGCACCCGGAACTGAGGCGTATCCCAGTGATTGTCCTTACGACTTCCAAGGCGGAAGAGGATGTGATCCGCTCCTATAACCTTGGCGTAAACTGTTTTATCACGAAACCTGTTACTTTTAATTCGCTGGTAGAAGTTACGCGGATGCTGGGCAAATACTGGTTTGAAATTGTGGAACTTCCGCCAGCGATAGAATAA
- a CDS encoding sensor histidine kinase, whose amino-acid sequence MSEPYQQRDQVQQGRSPPEIHINSQVPDPEKKSDKRIKITIRDNGIGFDEKYAEKIFVIFQRLHGKTEYEGTGIGLAICKRIIENHNGSITAYSHPGEGATFEITLPLKHDRNS is encoded by the coding sequence ATTTCAGAACCTTATCAGCAACGCGATCAAGTTCAGCAGGGACGATCTCCCCCGGAGATCCACATAAATTCGCAGGTCCCGGACCCTGAAAAAAAATCGGATAAACGCATAAAAATAACCATCAGGGACAACGGAATAGGATTTGATGAAAAATATGCTGAGAAAATTTTTGTTATCTTCCAGCGGTTACACGGGAAAACCGAGTACGAGGGTACAGGTATTGGACTGGCAATCTGTAAACGCATCATTGAAAATCATAATGGGAGCATTACAGCTTACAGCCACCCGGGCGAGGGGGCCACTTTTGAAATTACTTTGCCCTTAAAACATGACAGGAATAGTTAA